A section of the Deltaproteobacteria bacterium genome encodes:
- a CDS encoding quinolinate synthase NadA produces MPSPRSMTVLPDVPICQTDLPLDWYQPEFKPYAEEYLALPDRLPGTVLPWMDGYIERARAALGPELILLAHYYMGGEIVKLVERYGGLVADSYQLAREAVLHPEKRIFVESAVHFMAESIALLARPDQQVFITNPKSGCTMEMMAKEFMLAPAFEKLRARFGDDLLVVAYMNTSGRVKALAGRTGGAVCTSSNAAAIMRWARAQGRRIFFVPDQHLGRNVAARVGIDPARIALLPAGHEGADVSAAQVAALDSAELILWGGFCGVHTIFKPAHVAHWRARGYSVVVHPETPKEVVDLADGSGSTSWLWSHVMKLEPGSRVAVGTEGHFVRNLREQSAVRGVSVVHLADVPDEPFAGCGCATMSRNDPPHLVALLDLLSRGRVPDLNRVLAGDMVDEVSGARERLDAAGRERVASDARRALERMIEITEASQ; encoded by the coding sequence ATGCCATCCCCCCGAAGCATGACCGTCCTTCCCGACGTGCCGATCTGCCAGACCGATCTTCCGCTCGACTGGTATCAGCCCGAGTTCAAGCCGTACGCCGAGGAGTACCTGGCGCTGCCGGACCGCCTGCCAGGCACGGTGCTGCCGTGGATGGACGGCTACATCGAGCGCGCGCGCGCGGCGCTGGGGCCCGAGCTGATCCTGCTCGCGCACTACTACATGGGCGGCGAGATCGTGAAGCTCGTCGAGCGCTACGGAGGGCTCGTCGCCGACTCCTATCAGCTGGCGCGCGAAGCCGTGCTCCACCCCGAGAAGCGGATCTTCGTCGAGTCGGCGGTGCACTTCATGGCGGAGTCGATCGCGCTCCTCGCGCGGCCAGACCAACAGGTCTTCATCACGAATCCGAAGTCCGGCTGCACCATGGAGATGATGGCCAAGGAGTTCATGCTGGCGCCTGCGTTCGAGAAACTCCGCGCGCGCTTCGGAGACGACCTGCTGGTGGTCGCGTACATGAACACCTCGGGGCGCGTGAAGGCGCTGGCCGGGCGCACGGGCGGAGCGGTGTGCACGAGCTCGAACGCCGCCGCGATCATGCGCTGGGCGCGCGCGCAGGGGCGGCGGATCTTCTTCGTTCCAGACCAGCACCTCGGGCGCAACGTCGCGGCGCGCGTCGGCATCGATCCGGCGCGGATCGCGCTGCTCCCGGCCGGGCACGAAGGCGCAGACGTCTCGGCCGCGCAGGTCGCGGCGCTGGACTCCGCGGAGCTGATCCTCTGGGGCGGCTTCTGCGGCGTGCACACGATCTTCAAGCCCGCGCACGTGGCCCACTGGCGCGCGCGCGGATACTCCGTCGTCGTGCACCCGGAGACGCCGAAGGAGGTCGTCGATCTGGCCGACGGTAGCGGCTCCACGAGCTGGCTCTGGTCGCACGTGATGAAGCTCGAGCCCGGGTCCCGCGTCGCGGTCGGCACGGAGGGTCACTTCGTGCGAAATCTTCGCGAGCAGTCGGCCGTTCGCGGCGTGAGCGTCGTCCACCTCGCCGACGTTCCCGACGAGCCCTTCGCCGGCTGCGGTTGCGCGACGATGTCGCGGAACGATCCGCCCCATCTCGTCGCGCTTCTCGATCTTCTGTCGCGAGGCCGTGTTCCCGACCTGAACCGGGTGCTGGCAGGTGACATGGTCGACGAGGTCAGCGGAGCGCGAGAGCGGCTCGACGCGGCGGGTCGCGAGCGCGTCGCGAGCGACGCGCGGCGGGCACTGGAGCGGATGATCGAGATCACCGAGGCTTCACAGTGA
- a CDS encoding HAD family hydrolase: protein MSGARVGGSARFRAVLFDLDGTLTDPKPGITRSVQYALRKRGIEPPDADQLEPFIGPPLAQSFSERLGFAAAEAKRAVDDYREYFSRQGLYENSVYDGIPALLRELRESGRRVCLATSKPTVFAERILEHFDLARHFDLVVGSHLDGTRVAKAEIIAAVLAGLGGEAARRAVMVGDREHDVHGARSNGIDSIAVTYGYGTCEELQAPSPTSLAASVGELRRLLLAV from the coding sequence GTGAGCGGAGCGCGAGTCGGCGGATCCGCGCGCTTCCGCGCGGTGCTCTTCGATCTCGACGGAACGCTCACCGATCCGAAGCCTGGCATCACGCGCTCCGTGCAGTACGCGCTGCGCAAGCGCGGAATCGAGCCGCCCGACGCCGATCAGCTCGAGCCGTTCATCGGCCCGCCGCTCGCGCAATCGTTCAGCGAGCGGCTCGGCTTCGCTGCCGCGGAGGCCAAGCGCGCCGTCGACGACTACCGCGAGTACTTCTCGCGGCAAGGCCTGTACGAGAACTCGGTGTACGACGGGATCCCGGCTCTGCTTCGCGAGCTGCGCGAGTCGGGCCGGCGCGTCTGCCTGGCGACCTCCAAGCCCACCGTCTTCGCGGAGCGGATTCTCGAGCACTTCGATCTCGCCCGGCACTTCGATCTCGTCGTCGGCAGCCATCTCGACGGCACCCGGGTCGCGAAGGCCGAGATCATCGCCGCCGTGCTCGCGGGACTCGGCGGAGAGGCGGCCCGCCGCGCGGTGATGGTCGGAGATCGAGAGCACGACGTGCACGGCGCGCGATCGAACGGCATCGACTCGATCGCCGTCACCTACGGGTACGGAACGTGCGAGGAGCTGCAGGCGCCGTCACCGACGTCTCTGGCCGCGAGCGTCGGCGAGCTACGGCGCCTGCTGCTCGCCGTCTAG
- a CDS encoding cation transporter: MSSVAIRRGDAAVRAGVVSLVASVAILGMKAAAYLSTGSVALLADAAESVVNVIAAALVTYTVAVSRRPPDADHPYGHGKAETLSAMIEGAMIFAAALLIAIEAVRRIVSGAVLEHIGTGVAISATAGVANLALGLFLLGVARREHSQALRADGIHVLTDTVTTAAGIAALVVVQFTGYTLLDPIVALLVSGNILWAGGAVVRRSLTGLLDEADFSLLVRLAQRIESVRRPEWCDIHQLRSRASGHRHHVDLHLVVPRYFTMEDAHRSGDLLEAELRRAFESEAEFIVHLDPCQPAHCSGCAVRECELRTAALEKPVEFSADHLTRAGQI, from the coding sequence GTGAGTTCGGTCGCAATCAGACGCGGGGATGCCGCCGTCCGCGCGGGGGTCGTCTCGCTGGTCGCGAGCGTCGCGATCCTGGGGATGAAGGCCGCCGCGTACCTGTCCACCGGCTCGGTCGCGCTTCTCGCGGACGCGGCGGAGTCGGTCGTGAACGTGATCGCGGCGGCGCTCGTGACCTATACGGTCGCGGTCTCGCGGCGCCCGCCGGACGCGGACCACCCGTACGGGCACGGCAAGGCAGAGACGCTCTCGGCGATGATCGAGGGCGCGATGATCTTCGCGGCGGCGCTGCTGATCGCGATCGAAGCGGTGCGCCGGATCGTGAGCGGCGCCGTGCTCGAGCACATCGGCACGGGCGTGGCGATCTCGGCGACTGCGGGGGTCGCCAATCTCGCGCTCGGCCTGTTCCTGCTCGGCGTGGCCCGGCGCGAGCACTCGCAGGCACTTCGCGCCGACGGCATCCACGTGCTGACCGACACCGTCACCACGGCCGCGGGAATCGCAGCGCTCGTGGTGGTGCAATTCACTGGCTACACCCTCCTGGATCCGATCGTGGCGCTGCTCGTCTCGGGGAACATCCTCTGGGCGGGCGGCGCGGTCGTGCGCCGCTCCCTCACCGGGCTTCTCGACGAGGCCGACTTCTCGCTCCTGGTCCGGCTCGCGCAGCGCATCGAGTCGGTGCGAAGGCCGGAGTGGTGCGACATCCATCAGCTGCGCAGCCGCGCGTCCGGACACCGCCACCACGTCGATCTGCACCTGGTCGTGCCGCGCTACTTCACCATGGAAGATGCGCACCGCAGCGGCGATCTTCTCGAGGCCGAGCTCCGGCGCGCCTTCGAGAGCGAGGCCGAGTTCATCGTCCACCTCGACCCGTGTCAGCCCGCTCACTGTAGCGGCTGCGCGGTGCGCGAATGCGAGCTGCGAACCGCGGCGCTCGAGAAGCCCGTCGAGTTTTCCGCCGACCATCTGACGCGAGCCGGCCAGATCTGA
- a CDS encoding bifunctional nuclease family protein, whose protein sequence is MPSGSGSSRSHLRVLAFATCVVLAPACQPELASETLRAVHVAGVRLDPRTYTPVVDLVEDGDAGRSLRIWIGEFEAQSISSALEREPIVRPNPHDLWKDLLEGLEGRVSRALVTELREGTFYAVIEVESRGRSLSIDARPSDAIAVALRTGAPVLVRESLLEGSPAIPDDEGALEIEFRGDPRETRESPSL, encoded by the coding sequence TTGCCGAGCGGATCCGGTTCGAGCCGATCACACCTCCGCGTGCTCGCGTTCGCGACCTGCGTGGTGCTCGCGCCGGCGTGCCAGCCAGAGCTCGCGAGCGAAACGTTGCGCGCCGTGCACGTAGCGGGAGTCCGACTCGATCCGCGGACTTACACTCCCGTCGTGGACCTCGTCGAGGACGGCGATGCCGGGCGCAGCCTGCGCATCTGGATCGGCGAGTTCGAGGCGCAGTCGATCTCGAGCGCCCTCGAGCGCGAGCCGATCGTCCGGCCCAATCCTCACGATCTGTGGAAGGACTTGCTCGAGGGCCTCGAGGGGCGCGTCAGCCGCGCGCTCGTGACGGAGCTCCGCGAGGGCACGTTCTACGCGGTGATCGAGGTGGAATCGCGCGGGCGCTCGCTCTCGATCGACGCCCGTCCGAGCGACGCGATTGCCGTCGCGCTGCGCACGGGCGCGCCGGTGCTCGTGCGCGAGTCGCTGCTCGAGGGCTCTCCGGCGATCCCCGACGACGAGGGCGCGCTCGAGATCGAGTTTCGCGGTGATCCGCGCGAAACCCGTGAGTCGCCGAGCCTGTAG